One stretch of Roseimicrobium sp. ORNL1 DNA includes these proteins:
- a CDS encoding DUF4159 domain-containing protein, whose protein sequence is MKRNRFTLLCASMVTVFTATLLYAQSPAPAPVPAGGGAQPKNFGSKDTETPEDPRDWGRNGERLDFPTWKVNQELPNDVFTFARLRYNSYGRGYGRRRGGNWLTDYPDSDLNFSYRLQQLTSLQVNPKGAVVDIEADQLKHYPFVYMLEPGGISLSEAEAKTLRDYLLNGGFIMVDDFWGYDEWDTFYTALKQIFPDREPKELPLEHEIFHIVFDLKVKPQIPSVGAAMAGRSRGITYEWGKPGSEEVHYKGVFDDKGRMMMMICHNTDLGDGWEEEGTDPWYFREFSEKYAYPLGINIIFYSMTH, encoded by the coding sequence ATGAAACGCAACCGCTTCACCCTGCTCTGCGCCTCGATGGTGACCGTGTTCACGGCCACCCTTTTGTATGCGCAGTCACCGGCTCCTGCGCCGGTTCCGGCGGGAGGTGGTGCGCAGCCGAAAAACTTTGGGTCCAAGGACACGGAGACGCCCGAGGATCCACGCGATTGGGGGCGCAATGGCGAGCGTCTGGATTTCCCCACGTGGAAGGTCAATCAAGAGCTGCCCAACGATGTCTTCACCTTCGCACGGCTGCGATACAACTCCTACGGTCGCGGCTATGGACGGCGGCGGGGCGGCAACTGGTTGACGGACTACCCGGATTCTGATCTGAACTTTTCCTATCGTCTGCAGCAACTCACCTCCCTGCAGGTGAATCCCAAGGGCGCGGTGGTGGATATCGAGGCGGACCAGCTCAAGCACTATCCCTTTGTCTACATGCTCGAGCCGGGAGGCATCAGCCTTAGTGAAGCGGAGGCGAAGACGCTCCGGGATTATCTCCTGAACGGCGGGTTCATTATGGTGGACGACTTCTGGGGCTACGATGAGTGGGACACGTTTTACACGGCCCTGAAACAGATCTTCCCAGATCGCGAACCGAAGGAGCTGCCGCTGGAGCATGAGATCTTCCATATCGTTTTTGATCTCAAGGTGAAGCCGCAGATCCCCAGTGTGGGTGCGGCCATGGCGGGGCGGAGCCGGGGCATCACCTATGAATGGGGCAAGCCCGGTTCCGAGGAAGTGCACTACAAGGGTGTCTTCGATGACAAGGGGCGCATGATGATGATGATCTGCCACAACACCGACCTGGGAGACGGTTGGGAGGAGGAGGGGACGGACCCATGGTACTTCCGTGAGTTCTCCGAGAAGTATGCCTATCCGCTGGGCATTAATATCATTTTTTATTCGATGACGCACTAG
- a CDS encoding tetratricopeptide repeat protein, whose amino-acid sequence MAGAFWTIQAHLAGLSLAAFASLAVIDSLPAQELDVARVFDERNIEPMRELYQQGDYERVAEISRMFIERGQPSPEWWIFRLQACHELGRVDDLVKASEEAMQKHPKELPVLITCHEVLSAWGRKDEAAKVLQQINTVAKGKPASQRTARDTVALGRAALAAGADPQKVIQQFLDPAKKKDAKLKDTYLTLGELALAKSDFARAANEFREGLKHHDADPDLRYGLAKAFQSSDRKRSMELVEQILESNPHHPGAHLLKAEHHINAEEYDEARLALEPAIEVNPQHPEAWGLRAVLSILQDNKPKDAEDAHREGLKLWAQNPAVDIIIGRSLSRGYRFREAAEHLRTALKLDASSLPAKLYLCQALFRLGNEEEAWKLAKEVRDADGYNVQAYNIGLLEAEMKGFKVRETPDFVLKLPEKDDAVYGDRALALLKDAKEVLCAKYGLTLDHPVLVEFFPSQQDFAIRTFGNLGGQGILGACFGSVVTMNSPQGLASNRSNWEGTLWHEFCHVVTLTVTHNRMPRWLSEGISVHEEAKKDPSWGMRMTATYRRMTLDEETLTPMSKMSRAFLSPKSSEHVMFAYYESSQAVDWLLKTYGEKKFQALLKDLAEGRRINEALARNCAPVEKLDEEFAKHMRDLAEAFAPKGDWEKPERAEVDPRSEAAVAEYLRENPDNLWALEQRTRRLIAGEKWTEALDLAKRLIELAPENVGNNSGYDFAAKAYRGLKQPEGEAAMLREWAKRDGSADPAFLRLVELDAEAQNWNGVRENVQKLLSIQPFLKQPYEQMARASEATGHPEDAVWALQKLMFLGPDHPVEVNFALARLLREKDAPASKRHLLDALAEAPRFRDGHKLLLELQSTKPAEKPSTVTPSAP is encoded by the coding sequence GTGCCATGAACTGGGGCGGGTGGATGACCTGGTGAAGGCCAGCGAGGAGGCGATGCAGAAGCATCCCAAGGAACTGCCTGTGCTCATCACCTGTCATGAGGTCCTCTCGGCCTGGGGCAGAAAGGATGAAGCCGCGAAGGTGCTGCAACAGATCAATACGGTAGCCAAGGGGAAGCCCGCCAGCCAGCGCACGGCACGGGATACGGTGGCGCTCGGTCGCGCGGCGCTGGCGGCTGGGGCGGACCCGCAGAAGGTCATCCAGCAGTTCCTGGATCCGGCCAAGAAAAAGGATGCCAAGCTGAAGGACACCTATCTTACGCTGGGGGAGCTGGCACTGGCCAAGTCTGACTTCGCGCGCGCGGCCAATGAATTCCGCGAGGGACTCAAGCATCACGATGCTGACCCGGACCTGCGCTACGGACTGGCGAAGGCCTTCCAGTCCAGCGACCGGAAGCGCAGCATGGAGCTGGTGGAGCAGATTCTGGAGAGCAATCCCCATCACCCGGGGGCTCATCTGCTGAAGGCGGAGCACCACATCAATGCGGAGGAATATGATGAGGCGCGACTCGCGCTCGAGCCGGCGATTGAAGTGAATCCCCAGCACCCCGAGGCGTGGGGACTGCGGGCGGTGCTCTCAATTCTGCAGGACAACAAACCGAAGGACGCGGAAGACGCTCACCGGGAGGGACTGAAGCTCTGGGCGCAGAATCCGGCGGTCGATATCATCATCGGACGATCGCTGTCGCGCGGCTACCGGTTCCGGGAGGCGGCGGAGCACCTGCGTACTGCACTGAAGCTGGATGCCAGCTCACTCCCCGCAAAGCTGTATCTCTGCCAGGCGCTCTTCCGACTTGGGAATGAGGAGGAGGCGTGGAAGCTCGCCAAAGAAGTGCGGGATGCGGATGGCTACAATGTGCAGGCGTACAACATCGGTCTGCTCGAAGCGGAGATGAAGGGGTTCAAGGTTCGCGAGACCCCGGACTTTGTGCTGAAGCTGCCGGAGAAGGATGACGCGGTGTATGGCGATCGCGCGCTGGCCCTGCTGAAGGATGCCAAGGAGGTGCTGTGCGCGAAGTACGGCCTCACGCTGGATCATCCCGTGCTGGTGGAGTTTTTCCCCTCGCAGCAGGACTTCGCGATCCGCACGTTTGGAAATCTCGGTGGGCAGGGCATTCTCGGGGCATGCTTTGGTTCCGTGGTGACGATGAACAGTCCGCAGGGCCTCGCGTCGAACCGCAGCAACTGGGAAGGCACGCTGTGGCATGAGTTCTGCCACGTGGTCACTCTGACCGTGACGCACAACCGCATGCCGCGGTGGCTGAGTGAAGGCATCTCCGTGCATGAGGAGGCGAAGAAGGATCCCTCCTGGGGCATGCGCATGACGGCGACGTATCGACGCATGACGCTGGATGAGGAAACGCTCACGCCCATGAGCAAGATGAGCCGTGCCTTCCTGAGCCCGAAGAGCAGTGAGCACGTCATGTTCGCGTATTATGAGTCGTCGCAGGCGGTAGACTGGCTGCTGAAGACTTATGGGGAGAAGAAATTCCAGGCGCTGCTGAAGGACCTCGCGGAAGGGCGGCGCATCAATGAAGCGCTGGCGAGGAACTGCGCTCCCGTGGAGAAGCTGGATGAGGAGTTCGCGAAGCACATGCGGGACCTTGCGGAAGCCTTCGCGCCGAAGGGCGACTGGGAAAAGCCCGAGCGTGCAGAGGTGGACCCACGGAGCGAAGCTGCCGTGGCGGAGTACCTTCGTGAGAACCCGGACAATCTCTGGGCGCTGGAGCAGCGCACGCGACGCCTGATTGCTGGTGAGAAATGGACAGAAGCACTGGACCTGGCGAAGCGGCTCATTGAGCTCGCTCCGGAGAACGTGGGCAACAACAGCGGCTATGACTTCGCCGCGAAAGCGTATCGCGGACTGAAGCAGCCGGAAGGTGAAGCAGCCATGCTGCGTGAGTGGGCAAAGCGCGATGGCAGTGCGGATCCTGCCTTCCTGCGCCTGGTGGAACTTGATGCCGAGGCTCAGAACTGGAACGGCGTGCGGGAGAATGTGCAGAAGCTGCTGAGCATTCAACCCTTCCTGAAGCAGCCGTATGAACAGATGGCTCGCGCCTCGGAAGCCACCGGTCACCCGGAGGATGCCGTGTGGGCTCTGCAGAAGCTGATGTTCCTCGGGCCGGATCATCCAGTGGAGGTGAATTTCGCCCTCGCGCGGCTGCTGCGCGAGAAGGATGCTCCGGCGTCAAAGCGTCATCTGCTCGATGCACTCGCGGAGGCACCGCGTTTCCGTGATGGACACAAGCTACTGCTTGAGCTGCAATCGACCAAGCCTGCTGAAAAACCGTCGACCGTGACACCTTCGGCTCCATGA